A genomic window from Blattabacterium cuenoti includes:
- a CDS encoding DnaJ C-terminal domain-containing protein has translation MVKKDYYEILGIAKNASSEEIKKAYRKLAIKYHPDKNPDNKKIAEEKFKEAAEAYEILSNPEKRQRYDQFGHSGVKGSTSGSGGMNMEDIFTNFGDIFADAFGEGFSSFGFGKTTKHQSTIKGSDLRIRVKLTLEEIAKGIEKKVKVKRLKIAHGVRFKNCNICHGSGQRTRITNTILGRMQTTSQCNICYGTGKKIENIPYGANKHGLIKKEELVNIKIPAGLTEGIQLKISGKGNEAPFNGIPGDLIVLIKELPHNQLKREGSNLHYDLYISFPDAILGALKEVPTINGKARIKIDPGTQSGKTLRLKNKGLPHLEGYGYGSLFIHVNVWTPKKINPEQKKFFEKMKENENFLPHPGNFEKSFFDRVREMFS, from the coding sequence ATGGTTAAAAAAGATTATTACGAAATATTAGGTATTGCTAAAAATGCTTCTTCAGAAGAAATTAAAAAAGCTTATCGAAAATTAGCAATTAAATATCATCCAGATAAAAATCCAGATAATAAAAAAATAGCAGAAGAAAAATTTAAAGAAGCTGCTGAAGCTTATGAAATATTGAGTAATCCAGAAAAAAGACAACGTTATGACCAATTTGGACATTCTGGTGTTAAAGGAAGTACTTCTGGATCTGGTGGAATGAATATGGAAGATATTTTTACCAATTTTGGAGATATTTTTGCTGATGCATTTGGTGAAGGTTTTTCTAGTTTTGGTTTTGGAAAAACTACCAAACATCAATCAACTATTAAAGGTAGTGATTTAAGAATTAGAGTAAAACTAACTTTAGAAGAAATAGCTAAAGGCATTGAGAAAAAAGTAAAAGTAAAAAGATTAAAAATAGCTCATGGTGTAAGATTTAAAAATTGTAATATTTGTCATGGTAGCGGTCAAAGAACTCGGATAACGAATACTATTTTAGGTAGAATGCAAACTACTTCTCAATGTAATATATGTTATGGTACTGGTAAAAAAATTGAAAATATTCCTTATGGAGCTAATAAACATGGATTAATTAAAAAAGAAGAATTAGTGAATATAAAAATACCAGCAGGACTTACAGAAGGAATTCAATTAAAAATTTCTGGAAAAGGAAATGAAGCTCCATTTAATGGAATTCCTGGAGATTTAATTGTTTTAATAAAAGAATTACCTCATAATCAATTAAAAAGAGAAGGAAGTAATTTACATTATGATTTATATATTTCTTTTCCAGATGCCATTTTAGGAGCTTTGAAAGAAGTTCCTACTATTAATGGAAAAGCTCGTATTAAAATAGATCCAGGAACTCAATCCGGAAAAACTCTAAGATTAAAAAATAAAGGATTACCTCATCTTGAAGGATACGGATATGGAAGTCTTTTTATTCATGTTAATGTTTGGACTCCAAAAAAAATTAATCCAGAACAAAAAAAATTTTTCGAAAAAATGAAAGAAAATGAAAATTTTCTTCCTCATCCTGGAAATTTTGAAAAATCTTTTTTTGATAGAGTTAGAGAAATGTTTTCATAA
- the ilvD gene encoding dihydroxy-acid dehydratase produces the protein MKKKINNFSKKITEEINLPAAHAMLYATGLKESDFKKAQIGIISNWYEGNPCNMHLNKLGKIVKNSIKKKKNLIGFQINTIGVSDGITMGTLGMRYSLPSRELIADSIETVIDSHHYDGVIAIPGCDKNIPGVMMALLRLNRPSIIVYGGSISSGFYNGKKLDIVSSFEALGKKNLCQISEKEYKNIIKKSCPGPGACGGMYTANTMASALEAMGMMLPYSSSSPSVSNNKKIECKVIPNYIQKLLENNIKPKDIVTKNSIENGIKLAMCLGGSTNLILHFLAIAKYADIPFYLKDFQKISNQIPLIGNLKPSGIFLMEDIHIHIGGIPVIIKYLLNEGILYGDCLTVTGKTLSENMKNIPNINFNQKIIYPLNNPIKKNAHIRILYGNISPKGSIAKITGKEGILFRGKAIVFDSEEQANLAILNKKIRPGSVIVIRYVGPIGGPGMPEMLKPTSYIMGSGLGKKIALITDGRFSGGSHGFVVGHITPEAQSGGLIAFIKNGDIITIDGKNNTITLEVKKEEIKKRKKGWIPPLLKIKRGYLYKYMKTVSSASEGCMTDQF, from the coding sequence ATGAAAAAAAAAATTAATAATTTTAGTAAAAAAATAACAGAAGAAATTAATTTACCAGCCGCTCATGCTATGCTTTATGCTACAGGATTGAAAGAATCAGATTTTAAAAAAGCTCAAATAGGAATTATTAGTAATTGGTATGAGGGAAATCCTTGTAATATGCATTTGAATAAATTAGGAAAAATTGTTAAAAATTCTATAAAAAAAAAAAAAAATTTAATCGGATTTCAAATTAATACTATTGGTGTAAGTGATGGTATTACTATGGGGACATTAGGAATGAGATATTCTCTACCTTCTAGAGAATTAATAGCAGATAGTATAGAAACCGTAATAGATTCACACCATTATGATGGTGTAATAGCTATTCCTGGATGTGATAAAAATATTCCAGGAGTTATGATGGCTTTACTTAGATTAAATAGACCTTCTATTATTGTTTATGGTGGAAGTATTTCTTCTGGATTTTATAATGGTAAAAAATTAGATATTGTTTCTTCTTTTGAGGCTTTAGGAAAAAAAAATCTCTGTCAAATATCTGAAAAAGAATATAAAAATATAATAAAAAAATCTTGTCCTGGACCAGGAGCTTGTGGTGGAATGTATACAGCAAATACTATGGCTAGTGCTTTAGAAGCTATGGGGATGATGCTTCCTTATTCTTCTTCTTCTCCATCTGTAAGTAATAATAAAAAAATAGAATGTAAAGTAATTCCTAATTATATTCAAAAATTATTAGAAAATAATATAAAACCTAAAGATATTGTAACAAAAAATTCTATAGAAAATGGAATAAAATTGGCTATGTGTTTAGGTGGTTCGACTAATTTAATTTTACATTTTTTAGCGATTGCTAAATACGCAGATATTCCTTTTTATCTAAAAGATTTTCAAAAAATTAGTAATCAAATACCTCTTATTGGAAATTTAAAACCAAGTGGTATTTTTTTGATGGAAGATATTCATATCCATATTGGTGGAATCCCAGTAATTATTAAATATTTATTAAATGAAGGAATATTATATGGAGATTGTTTAACCGTTACTGGAAAAACTTTATCTGAAAATATGAAAAATATTCCTAATATAAATTTTAATCAAAAAATTATTTATCCTTTAAATAATCCTATAAAAAAAAACGCACATATTAGAATTTTATATGGGAATATATCTCCAAAAGGTTCAATAGCTAAAATTACTGGAAAAGAAGGAATTTTATTTCGTGGGAAAGCAATAGTTTTTGATTCAGAAGAACAAGCTAATTTAGCTATTTTAAATAAAAAAATTAGACCAGGATCTGTAATTGTTATTAGATATGTTGGTCCAATAGGAGGACCTGGAATGCCTGAAATGCTTAAACCAACGTCTTATATTATGGGATCAGGATTAGGTAAAAAAATTGCTCTCATTACAGATGGAAGATTTTCAGGTGGATCACATGGATTTGTAGTAGGACACATTACTCCAGAAGCACAATCAGGAGGGTTAATTGCTTTCATTAAAAATGGAGATATTATAACAATAGATGGAAAAAATAATACTATAACTCTTGAAGTAAAAAAAGAGGAAATTAAAAAAAGAAAAAAAGGATGGATTCCTCCTTTATTAAAAATAAAAAGAGGATATCTATATAAATATATGAAAACAGTATCTTCAGCTTCTGAAGGGTGCATGACTGATCAATTTTAA
- the ilvC gene encoding ketol-acid reductoisomerase: MKIKFGSVEETIITREEFPLNKALKILNNEIIAVLGYGVQGPGQSLNLKDNGFSVIVGQRKNSMSWNKALEDGWIEGKNLFTLEEASNRGTILMYLLSDAGQISFWPTLKKYLTKGKSLYFSHGFGLTFNEKTKIFPPKNIDIFLVAPKGSGTSLRRFFKQKKGINSSYAIYQDYSGNSLKKALSIGIGIGSGYLFKTNFKNEVYSDLVGERGTLMGAIQGIFSAQYQILREKGHSPSESFNETVEELTQSLMPLVSEKGMDWMFSNCSTTAQRGALDWCNKFKEATLPVFKELYHEVLSGNEAKKIIKSNSRDDYRLQLKKELKNLRESELWKVGNIIRSLRPENKKKK; the protein is encoded by the coding sequence ATGAAAATAAAATTTGGATCTGTAGAAGAAACTATTATTACTAGAGAAGAATTTCCATTAAATAAGGCTTTGAAAATATTAAATAATGAAATAATTGCTGTATTAGGATATGGAGTACAAGGGCCTGGTCAATCTTTAAATTTAAAAGATAATGGTTTTTCAGTCATTGTAGGACAAAGAAAAAATTCGATGTCTTGGAATAAAGCTTTGGAAGATGGATGGATAGAAGGAAAAAATCTTTTTACCTTAGAAGAAGCTTCTAATAGAGGGACCATCCTTATGTATCTTTTATCAGATGCCGGTCAAATATCTTTTTGGCCTACTTTAAAAAAATATTTAACAAAAGGAAAATCTTTATATTTTTCGCATGGATTTGGATTAACTTTTAATGAAAAAACAAAAATTTTCCCACCTAAAAATATAGATATTTTTTTAGTAGCCCCTAAAGGATCAGGAACTAGTTTAAGAAGATTTTTTAAACAAAAAAAAGGTATTAATTCTAGTTATGCTATTTATCAAGATTATAGTGGAAATAGTTTAAAAAAAGCTCTTTCTATAGGAATAGGAATTGGATCTGGATATTTATTTAAAACTAATTTTAAAAATGAAGTTTATTCTGATTTAGTAGGAGAAAGAGGGACCTTAATGGGGGCGATACAAGGTATTTTTTCTGCACAATATCAAATTTTAAGAGAAAAAGGTCATTCTCCTTCAGAATCTTTTAATGAAACAGTCGAAGAACTTACTCAAAGTCTTATGCCATTAGTTTCAGAAAAAGGAATGGATTGGATGTTTTCTAATTGTTCCACTACGGCACAAAGAGGAGCTTTAGATTGGTGTAATAAATTTAAAGAAGCTACTTTACCAGTATTTAAAGAATTATATCATGAAGTATTATCAGGGAATGAAGCAAAAAAAATTATAAAATCTAATAGTCGTGATGATTATAGATTACAATTAAAAAAAGAATTAAAAAATCTTAGAGAAAGTGAATTATGGAAAGTTGGGAATATTATTAGAAGTTTAAGACCAGAAAATAAGAAAAAAAAATAA
- the ilvB gene encoding biosynthetic-type acetolactate synthase large subunit, with translation MEKLLLFGSEIVIKTLLYEGVKYIFGYPGGAIMPIYDTLHNYLNVLTHILMRHEQGSIHAAQGYARATGKIGVCFTTSGPGATNLITGLADALIDSTPIICITGQVSSHLLGTDAFQETNIIDISIPVTKWNTQVLKAEDICKSIQKGFFIAKKGRPGPVLIDITKDAQCKKTVFHYQRCKYVKNFNPYPCIEKNKIKQAANLINLSIKPLILVGQGVILAKAEEEFKKFIKKTGIPVASTLLGLGALESHHRLYVGMLGMHGNYAPNILTNKCDLLIAIGMRFDDRVTGDVKKYAKQAKIIHLEIDPSEINKNILCHIAILGDCKITLKKLTFYVKKSTYPKWIDKFYNLRKKEEIAIIKEDLNPLKKGITMGEVIKWINKYKKKNAILVTDVGQHQMIASRYFNFTYKKSQITSGGLGTMGFALPASIGAKLGAKKRQVICIVGDGGIQMTIQEMGTILQNKIPIKIILLNNNFLGMVRQWQQLFFKKRYSCTELVNPNFVKVAEAYNIEAEKVKEREQLEKYVKKALKKEKAFLLEIIIERENNVFPMIPTGASVDEIRLT, from the coding sequence ATGGAAAAATTATTATTATTTGGTTCAGAAATAGTCATAAAAACTCTTTTATATGAAGGAGTAAAATATATTTTTGGGTATCCAGGAGGAGCTATTATGCCTATTTATGATACTTTACATAATTATTTAAATGTTTTAACTCATATACTAATGCGTCATGAACAAGGATCAATACATGCTGCACAAGGATATGCTAGAGCTACTGGAAAAATAGGAGTTTGTTTTACTACATCAGGTCCTGGAGCAACAAATTTAATTACTGGATTAGCAGATGCATTAATAGATAGTACCCCTATTATTTGTATTACTGGACAAGTATCTTCTCATCTGTTAGGAACAGATGCTTTTCAAGAAACTAATATTATAGATATTTCAATTCCAGTAACTAAGTGGAATACTCAAGTTTTAAAAGCTGAAGATATTTGTAAATCCATTCAAAAAGGTTTTTTTATAGCTAAAAAAGGAAGACCAGGACCAGTATTAATAGATATAACTAAAGATGCTCAATGTAAAAAAACAGTATTTCATTATCAACGTTGTAAATATGTTAAAAATTTTAATCCATATCCTTGTATAGAAAAAAATAAAATTAAACAAGCTGCAAATTTAATAAATTTATCTATAAAACCTTTAATTTTAGTAGGACAAGGAGTCATTTTAGCTAAAGCAGAAGAAGAATTTAAAAAATTTATAAAAAAAACTGGAATTCCAGTAGCTAGTACACTTTTAGGATTGGGGGCTTTAGAAAGTCATCATCGTTTATATGTAGGAATGTTAGGAATGCATGGCAATTATGCTCCTAATATTTTAACAAATAAATGTGATTTATTGATAGCAATTGGAATGCGTTTTGATGATCGTGTAACCGGAGATGTTAAAAAATATGCTAAACAAGCGAAAATAATACATCTAGAAATAGATCCTTCTGAAATTAATAAAAATATATTATGTCATATAGCGATTTTAGGAGATTGTAAAATTACTTTAAAAAAATTGACTTTTTATGTAAAAAAATCTACTTATCCAAAATGGATAGATAAATTTTATAATTTAAGAAAAAAAGAAGAAATAGCTATTATAAAAGAGGATCTTAATCCTTTAAAAAAAGGAATAACTATGGGGGAAGTTATTAAGTGGATAAATAAATATAAAAAAAAAAATGCTATTCTTGTCACAGATGTAGGGCAACATCAAATGATCGCTTCAAGATATTTTAATTTTACTTATAAAAAAAGTCAAATAACTTCCGGTGGATTAGGAACAATGGGATTTGCTTTACCTGCTTCTATAGGGGCAAAATTAGGAGCTAAAAAAAGACAAGTAATTTGTATTGTAGGAGATGGTGGGATTCAAATGACTATACAAGAAATGGGAACTATTTTACAAAATAAAATTCCTATAAAAATTATATTATTAAATAATAATTTCTTAGGTATGGTACGTCAATGGCAACAACTTTTTTTTAAAAAACGTTATTCATGTACAGAATTAGTAAATCCAAATTTTGTAAAAGTAGCAGAGGCTTATAATATTGAAGCAGAAAAAGTAAAAGAAAGAGAACAATTAGAAAAATACGTAAAAAAAGCATTAAAAAAAGAAAAAGCTTTTTTATTAGAAATCATTATCGAACGAGAAAATAATGTTTTTCCTATGATCCCTACAGGAGCATCTGTAGATGAAATTCGTTTAACATAA
- a CDS encoding ACT domain-containing protein, translating into MKDQFRIIILGENQIRLLSRILIIFNRKNIKINYINFSNYENETIDNFKYIIDLECFEEQLMKITKLIEKLIGIINVYFSKKITKPSRENSWKKINFPLATF; encoded by the coding sequence ATGAAGGATCAATTCAGAATAATAATTTTAGGGGAAAATCAAATAAGATTATTAAGTCGAATATTAATAATATTCAATCGTAAAAACATAAAAATAAATTATATAAATTTTTCTAATTATGAAAACGAGACTATTGATAATTTTAAATATATTATTGATTTAGAATGTTTTGAAGAACAATTAATGAAAATTACAAAATTAATTGAAAAATTAATTGGAATAATCAATGTATATTTTTCTAAAAAAATAACAAAACCATCTAGAGAAAATTCATGGAAAAAAATCAATTTTCCATTAGCCACATTTTAA
- the mnmA gene encoding tRNA 2-thiouridine(34) synthase MnmA: MKKVVVVGLSGGVDSSVAALILKKKGYNVIGLFMHNWENTHFHYTPCNTWKKDSIDALLVAQKLNIPFQIIEMKKEYKKYIINYMFDGYKSGKTPNPDILCNKKIKFNIFLKKAINLGANFIATGHYVNKATILKNNKIIYRLLIGKDSKKDQSYFLCQLTQFQLKKSLFPLGKFTKKQVRKIASINGLSNANKKDSQGVCFLGKINLSQFLQKKILPKLGEIILIDSNSLIYNKKNKNFLSKEDELFFFSKKKIYKKSDGKIIGYHKGAHFFTKGQRKGISIGGYKKALFVIDTDIKKNIVYTGMGKNHPGLYKKSLFIHQKDIHWIREDLSLLNGEKMDVFCRIRYRQPLQIAKLYKIKTGLFIEFETMQCAITEGQFAVWYLHKELIGSGIIS; this comes from the coding sequence ATGAAAAAAGTAGTAGTAGTAGGACTTTCAGGCGGAGTAGATTCTAGTGTCGCTGCATTAATTCTTAAAAAAAAAGGGTATAACGTTATTGGTTTATTTATGCATAATTGGGAAAATACTCATTTTCATTATACTCCATGTAATACTTGGAAAAAAGATAGTATAGATGCACTTTTAGTTGCTCAAAAATTAAATATTCCTTTTCAAATCATAGAAATGAAAAAAGAATATAAAAAATATATTATTAATTATATGTTTGATGGATATAAATCTGGAAAAACACCTAACCCTGATATTTTATGTAACAAAAAAATAAAATTTAATATTTTTTTAAAAAAAGCAATAAATTTAGGAGCAAATTTTATTGCTACAGGTCATTATGTAAATAAAGCAACTATATTAAAAAATAATAAAATTATTTATCGTCTTTTAATTGGAAAAGATTCTAAGAAAGATCAATCCTATTTTTTATGTCAATTAACACAATTCCAATTAAAAAAATCTCTATTCCCATTAGGAAAATTCACCAAAAAACAAGTACGTAAAATAGCATCAATAAATGGATTATCTAATGCAAATAAAAAAGATTCTCAAGGGGTATGTTTTTTGGGAAAAATTAATTTATCTCAATTTCTTCAAAAAAAAATATTACCAAAATTAGGAGAAATTATTCTTATAGATTCCAACTCTTTAATATATAATAAAAAAAATAAAAATTTTCTTTCTAAAGAAGATGAATTATTTTTTTTTTCAAAAAAAAAAATATATAAAAAATCAGATGGAAAAATAATAGGATATCATAAAGGAGCTCATTTTTTTACAAAAGGACAACGTAAAGGAATTTCAATAGGAGGATATAAAAAAGCTCTTTTTGTTATTGATACTGATATAAAAAAAAATATTGTTTATACAGGAATGGGAAAAAATCATCCAGGTTTATACAAAAAATCTTTATTTATTCATCAAAAAGACATTCATTGGATTAGAGAAGATCTTTCTCTTTTAAATGGAGAAAAAATGGATGTTTTTTGTAGAATTAGATATAGACAACCCTTACAAATAGCAAAATTATATAAAATAAAAACAGGATTATTTATCGAATTTGAAACAATGCAATGTGCTATAACAGAAGGACAATTTGCTGTTTGGTATCTTCATAAAGAATTAATAGGATCAGGAATAATTTCTTAA
- the lepB gene encoding signal peptidase I, which produces MYKKLGISFYKSIIPIYNIFLILKIHKKPIWWILFLVFPITSIFLFCSLCIDLLYFFGKTKNKDFFLFFLSIGIYIYYINYSNNIELLNKKIKKETGDNILFYIILSFITHTYIIQPFALPTSSMEETLLVGDFILVSKIHYGLRLPITPISIPFTHNTIFGKCKSYISSIQWPYFRFPTIQSIRRNDIVVFNFPKDFNHKVIDKKDNYIKRCIGLPGDNIYIKNGIVFINNKKEINSIKTKQVYFVKTKNIPLNIEFIKDHMNIKDIEIIGEKYNEYFYQMMLTEKQVFDIKNLFDNIVFIKKYILPKFFKEDSIFSNYLNWNRDNFGSLYIPKKGDIIELNSKNLHIYSDIIIYENNKKDFFIKNKKKYKIKNNYYFMLGDNRHNSYDSRYWGLVPEDHIVGKPIFIWMSINWDIKNPLNFFHWKFRWNRIMTTIDQKSYLFFVLIFLFIYIFSYFVFSYVKKNKYY; this is translated from the coding sequence TTGTATAAAAAATTAGGAATTTCTTTTTATAAATCTATAATTCCTATTTATAATATTTTTTTAATTTTAAAAATTCATAAAAAACCTATTTGGTGGATTTTATTTTTAGTTTTTCCAATAACTAGTATTTTTTTGTTTTGTAGTTTATGTATAGATTTACTTTATTTTTTTGGTAAAACAAAAAATAAAGATTTTTTTTTATTTTTTTTATCTATAGGAATATATATATATTATATTAATTATTCTAATAATATTGAATTATTGAATAAAAAAATAAAAAAAGAAACAGGAGACAATATTTTATTTTATATAATTCTTTCTTTTATTACTCATACTTATATTATTCAACCTTTTGCACTTCCTACCTCTTCTATGGAGGAAACTTTATTAGTAGGTGATTTTATCTTAGTTAGTAAAATTCATTATGGATTACGTTTACCTATAACTCCTATTTCTATTCCATTTACACATAATACCATTTTTGGAAAATGTAAATCTTATATTTCTTCTATTCAATGGCCTTATTTTCGTTTTCCTACTATACAATCAATACGAAGAAATGATATTGTTGTGTTTAATTTTCCTAAAGATTTTAATCATAAAGTAATAGATAAAAAAGATAATTATATTAAACGTTGTATAGGATTACCTGGAGATAATATTTATATTAAAAATGGTATTGTTTTTATAAATAATAAGAAAGAAATAAATTCAATAAAAACAAAACAAGTTTATTTTGTAAAAACAAAAAATATTCCATTGAATATAGAATTTATTAAGGATCATATGAATATTAAAGATATTGAAATTATAGGAGAAAAATATAATGAATATTTTTATCAAATGATGTTAACAGAAAAACAAGTTTTTGATATAAAAAATTTATTTGATAATATAGTTTTTATTAAAAAATATATTTTACCAAAATTTTTTAAAGAAGATTCTATTTTTTCAAATTATTTGAATTGGAATAGAGATAATTTTGGTTCATTATATATTCCGAAAAAAGGAGATATAATTGAATTAAATTCAAAAAATTTACATATTTATTCTGATATTATTATATATGAAAATAATAAAAAAGATTTTTTTATTAAAAATAAAAAAAAATATAAAATAAAAAATAATTATTATTTTATGTTAGGGGATAATAGACATAATTCTTATGATTCTCGTTATTGGGGGTTAGTTCCAGAAGATCATATAGTAGGAAAACCCATATTTATATGGATGAGTATAAATTGGGATATAAAAAATCCTTTAAATTTTTTTCATTGGAAATTTCGTTGGAATAGAATTATGACAACTATAGATCAAAAATCTTATTTATTCTTTGTTTTAATATTTCTATTTATATATATTTTTTCTTATTTTGTTTTTTCTTATGTAAAAAAAAATAAGTATTATTAA
- the dapB gene encoding 4-hydroxy-tetrahydrodipicolinate reductase codes for MNIAIIGYGKMGKSIEKIAKNRNHQIIFCSSETPNTFFFKKKIDVALEFSHPNSAFQNIKICLENNIPIVSGTTGWIEKIPLIKKICIKKNGTFLYSSNFSIGMNIFYEINNILSKLLFPYSINYEVMIEEIHHTKKIDKPSGTALSLAKDIIHNKMKKNWILDKKKNNQILILSKRLENVIGIHKVMYQSKIEDIQIKHKAHNREGFAFGAIIAAEWIKNKKGIFSMKEVLGF; via the coding sequence ATGAATATCGCAATAATAGGATATGGAAAAATGGGGAAATCTATAGAAAAAATAGCTAAAAATAGAAATCATCAAATTATTTTTTGTTCTAGTGAAACTCCTAATACTTTTTTTTTTAAAAAAAAAATAGATGTAGCATTAGAATTTAGTCATCCTAATTCTGCTTTTCAAAATATTAAAATTTGTTTAGAAAATAATATTCCAATAGTATCTGGAACAACAGGATGGATAGAAAAAATTCCTCTTATAAAAAAAATTTGTATAAAAAAAAATGGAACTTTTTTATATTCTTCTAATTTTAGTATAGGAATGAATATTTTTTATGAAATTAATAATATTTTATCAAAATTATTATTTCCATATTCTATAAATTATGAAGTTATGATTGAAGAAATACATCATACAAAAAAAATAGATAAACCTAGTGGAACTGCTTTATCTTTAGCAAAAGATATTATCCATAATAAAATGAAAAAAAATTGGATTTTAGATAAAAAAAAAAATAATCAAATTTTAATTTTGTCTAAAAGATTAGAAAACGTAATAGGAATACATAAAGTTATGTATCAATCTAAAATAGAGGATATTCAAATTAAACATAAAGCTCATAATAGAGAAGGTTTTGCTTTTGGTGCTATAATTGCTGCAGAATGGATTAAAAATAAAAAAGGTATTTTTTCTATGAAAGAAGTATTAGGGTTTTAA
- the ilvA gene encoding threonine ammonia-lyase, with product MLKKNKIHFPSYKEVKTAKNLLKNIIYETPLHINNLLSEKYKAKVYLKREDLQIIRSYKIRGAYNKIKNLTHQELKNGIVCASAGNHAQGVAYSCQLLKLSGKIYMPSTTPKQKVERVKMFGKQYVKINLIGDTFDAVSYEAIKDCKKNKKIFIHPFDDIKIIEGQATVGLEILKQYKHKIDYIFIPIGGGGLASGVGSHFQQFSPNTKIIGVEPEGAPSMSYSLKKGKVIELKKIDRFIDGASVKKVGKLNFDICNKVLHDIQIVPEGKVCTTILDLYNLEAIVAEPAGALSISALDFYSKKIKGKTIVCILSGGNNDITRTEEIRERSLLYEEKKHYFIVKFPQRAGSLKEFVNNILGTKDDITYFEYYKKTSKEEGPAIIGIELSDKKELSGLLARMKKYKVHFQYINKNTDLFRVLI from the coding sequence ATATTAAAAAAAAATAAAATTCATTTTCCTTCTTATAAAGAAGTAAAAACGGCTAAAAATTTATTAAAAAATATTATTTATGAAACTCCATTACATATAAATAATCTTTTATCAGAAAAATATAAAGCTAAAGTTTATCTAAAAAGAGAAGATTTACAAATTATACGGTCATATAAAATTAGAGGGGCATATAATAAAATAAAAAATTTAACTCATCAAGAATTAAAAAATGGAATAGTTTGTGCTAGTGCAGGGAATCATGCACAAGGAGTAGCTTACTCCTGTCAGCTATTAAAATTATCAGGAAAAATTTATATGCCAAGTACCACTCCTAAACAAAAAGTAGAAAGAGTGAAAATGTTTGGGAAACAATATGTTAAAATTAATCTTATTGGAGATACTTTTGATGCTGTTAGTTATGAAGCTATAAAAGATTGTAAAAAAAATAAAAAAATTTTTATTCATCCTTTTGATGATATAAAAATTATTGAAGGACAAGCAACTGTTGGATTAGAAATTTTAAAACAATATAAACATAAAATAGATTATATATTTATTCCTATTGGAGGAGGAGGGTTAGCTTCAGGAGTAGGGAGTCATTTTCAACAATTTAGTCCTAATACAAAAATTATAGGGGTAGAACCTGAAGGGGCTCCATCTATGAGTTATTCTTTAAAAAAAGGAAAAGTAATAGAATTAAAAAAAATCGATAGGTTTATAGATGGTGCTTCAGTAAAAAAAGTAGGAAAATTAAATTTTGATATCTGTAATAAGGTGTTACATGATATACAAATAGTCCCAGAAGGGAAGGTATGTACGACTATTTTAGATTTATATAATTTAGAAGCTATTGTTGCAGAACCAGCAGGAGCACTCTCTATATCTGCATTAGATTTTTATTCTAAAAAAATAAAAGGAAAAACTATTGTTTGTATATTAAGTGGGGGGAATAATGATATTACTAGAACAGAAGAAATACGAGAAAGATCACTATTATATGAAGAAAAAAAACATTATTTTATTGTAAAATTTCCACAAAGAGCTGGATCATTAAAAGAATTTGTTAATAATATTTTAGGAACAAAGGATGATATTACCTATTTTGAATATTATAAAAAAACTTCTAAAGAAGAAGGTCCAGCTATTATAGGAATAGAATTATCCGATAAAAAAGAATTGTCAGGATTATTAGCAAGAATGAAAAAATATAAAGTACATTTTCAGTATATTAATAAAAATACAGATTTATTTCGTGTATTAATATAA